In Papaver somniferum cultivar HN1 chromosome 1, ASM357369v1, whole genome shotgun sequence, a genomic segment contains:
- the LOC113350989 gene encoding chaperone protein dnaJ 11, chloroplastic-like, translated as MSGIQTLPMKSSFQFSTECYLSNKSPNHNKSQSSMSFPLRNSLKKFTIISSFYSETLPRTNRRSSPAASSLYEILRVKENASAVEIKTAYRNLAKKVHPDVATSESDSRDFMEIHKAYTTLSDPTARANYDLSIARSSVRYGYGIGMTNQSTPSDFMVVGQMRRWETDQCW; from the coding sequence atgtcCGGAATCCAAACTCTTCCGATGAAATCTTCATTTCAGTTTTCTACAGAGTGTTACTTATCAAACAAATCCCCTAATCACAACAAGTCCCAGAGTTCAATGTCTTTTCCACTTAGAAACTCTTTAAAGAAATTCACAATTATATCTTCTTTTTACTCGGAAACTCTACCAAGAACCAACAGAAGATCATCACCGGCGGCATCCAGTCTGTATGAGATTCTTAGAGTGAAAGAAAACGCGTCAGCAGTTGAAATTAAGACAGCTTACcgaaacttagcaaagaaagttCATCCAGATGTAGCCACTTCTGAATCGGACAGCCGTGATTTCATGGAAATTCACAAAGCTTATACGACTTTATCTGATCCTACGGCCAGAGCTAATTATGATCTCTCTATTGCACGTAGCTCCGTTCGATATGGCTACGGTATCGGAATGACAAACCAATCTACACCATCCGATTTTATGGTTGTGGGCCAGATGAGAAGGTGGGAAACAGATCAATGCTGGTAG
- the LOC113301497 gene encoding enhancer of mRNA-decapping protein 4-like, translating into MASGGNQNQVGITLDMQKLFKNPSGSSPNPNNQNPPLPYPQQSSYPAPPPASYPPPTFAYPPQTSPYHHQLQQQQQQQYYPYPQDQQQQMMANVHHQRPISYSVPPPPPLQSPSHGSNPNPNSSARIMALLGSNPASNVELPSSTSIPPPPSSAPSPSSSVTSEYMMPLNPPIIPSATPVNMAISPSSPARLPSRKPPKGRHLIGDHVVYDVSVRFPGEVQPQLEVTPITKYGSDPGLVVGRQIAVSRTYICYGLKMGNIRVLNINTASRALLRGHTQRVTDMAFFAEDVHLLASASVDGRVFVWKINEGTDEENKPQITWKLVTAIQIMGEGESVHPRVCWHSHKQEVLVVAIGKHILKIDTTRVGKGQTISSDEPLKCPVEKLLDGVQLVGKHETEVTDLSMCQWMTTRLASASTDGMVKIWEDRKPSPLAVFKPHDGQPVNSVTFLTSPHRPDHIILITAGPLNREVKMWSSASDEGWLLPSDAESWQCTQTLDLRSSAEPRVDDAFFNQVIALPRAGLILLANAKKNAIYAVHVEYGPYPAATRMDYIAEFTVTMPILSLTGTSDTLPDGDHAVQVYCVQTQAIQQYALELSQCLPPPMENMGLEKTDSNVTRTFEASTSDGLATFEASQGSGHTNTPATNPALLSTSPETVPAARYQINSGSSDSRLHELVTPGMESKQILLPTTSVGDGGRVESRPLSPRLSRNLSGFRSPSNSFEPGSPRSDRGVDQSVLDYVDRRVDIPPNMADVPSSNDCTRKSGNMVPQAEISMAPNPPVAFKHPTHLITPAEILSRAVSSSETSQFSQDSKAVEAKIQDVAVSNDVENAEVEVKVVGENGSNQRDIADYQRESYTPERKEKYFCSQASDLSVDMARETGSLNHESRQDAAVTGSMDQPANPSEEDAQDSSETLSRKDSESAILASVPQSPSLATKGKKQKGKSSNVTGPSSASPSPFNSADSLDVPGSSMIVPSMDTAQIMSFQESFNQFMTMQKDMQKQMAATISVQVTKECKRIETSLGKQMERTNKANVDAVWARLQEEIAKNEKSERERMQQITSVITNCNKELPVILEKLLKKEVASLAQSLARLITPALEKSISLAIMESFQRGVGDKAVNQLEKSVYTKLEATVVRQIQAQFQTSGKQVIQDSLRSSLEASVVPAFEMSCKAMFEQVDAAFQKGMSEHTSAAQQQLESTHSPLALQLRDAINSATSLTQTLNKELAEGQRNILALAAASANSNAVNPLVTQLSNGPMIGLHEMVEAQLDPTKELSRLISEKKFEEAFTGALQRSDVSIVSWLCSQVDLHGILSMNPLPLSQGVLLALLQQLACDITKEPSRKVAWMRDVAVAVNPADPVIAMHVRPIFEQVYQILSHHRTLPTTTAADASNIRLVMHVINSMLMSCK; encoded by the exons ATGGCTTCTGGTGGGAATCAAAATCAAGTTGGTATAACATTAGATATGCAGAAGTTATTCAAAAACCCTTCAGGTTCATCACCGAACCCTAATAATCAAAATCCACCATTACCATACCCACAACAATCTTCTTATCCTGCACCGCCACCAGCTTCTTATCCTCCACCTACTTTCGCATACCCTCCTCAAACTTCACCGTACCATCATcaactgcagcaacagcagcagcagcaatactaTCCTTACCCGCAAGACCAACAACAACAAATGATGGCCAACGTTCACCATCAAAGACCTATTTCTTATTCTGTACCACCTCCGCCTCCATTACAATCTCCTTCTCATGGTTCCAATCCAAACCCTAACTCTAGTGCTAGAATAATGGCTTTGTTAGGTTCAAATCCGGCTTCCAATGTTGAATTGCCGTCTTCAACTTCAATTCCTCCACCACCTTCTTCAgcaccatcaccatcatcatcagtaACTTCTGAAtatatgatgcctttgaatccACCAATTATTCCGTCTGCAACACCTGTTAACATGGCCATCTCGCCATCATCTCCTGCACGATTGCCTAGTAGGAAACCTCCCAAAGGGAGGCATTTGATTGGGGATCATGTTGTTTATGACGTTAGTGTTAGGTTTCCTGGTGAGGTACAACCTCAGCTtgaggtcacaccaattaccaagtATGGTTCAGATCCTGGGCTTGTTGTGGGTCGGCAGATTGCGGTTAGTAGGACATATATATGTTATGGATTAAAGATGGGGAATATTCGGGTTCTCAACATAAATACTGCTTCAAGAGCTTTGCTTCGTGGACACACGCAG AGGGTGACAGACATGGCTTTCTTTGCTGAAGATGTGCATCTTTTGGCTAG TGCAAGCGTAGACGGAAGGGTTTTTGTGTGGAAGATTAACGAAGGTACTGATGAAGAAAATAAGCCACAAATAACATGGAAACTTGTCACTGCCATCCAGATAATGGGCGAGGGGGAATCAGTTCATCCACGAGTTTGCTGGCACTCCCATAAACAA GAGGTTTTGGTTGTTGCAATTGGTAAGCATATCCTAAAAATAGATACAACTAGAGTTGGAAAGGGTCAAACAATTTCGTCCGACGAACCTCTCAAGTGTCCTGTTGAAAAATTGCTGGATGGTGTCCAATTGGTCGGTAAACATGAAACTGAAGTAACCGACTTATCAATGTGTCAGTGGATGACAACTCGTCTAGCTTCAGCATCAACAGATGGCATG GTAAAAATATGGGAAGATCGTAAGCCATCACCCCTTGCCGTATTTAAGCCTCATGATGGTCAACCCGTTAATTCGGTTACTTTCTTGACCTCACCTCACCGTCCAGATCACATTATTCTTATCACAGCG GGGCCACTTAATCGGGAAGTTAAAATGTGGTCCTCAGCAAGTGATGAAGGCTGGCTGCTGCCTAGTGATGCCGAGTCTTGGCAGTGTACCCAGACTCTGGATTTGAGGAGTTCGGCTGAACCCCGAGTTGATGATGCATTTTTCAATCAAGTTATAGCATTGCCCCGCGCAGGGCTTATTTTACTTGCAAATGCGAAAAAAAATGCGATATATGCTGTGCATGTTGAATATGGTCCTTATCCAGCAGCAACTCGTATGGATTACATAGCAGAGTTTACTGTGACAATGCCAATACTGAGTCTTACTGGAACAAGTGACACCTTACCTGATGGGGACCATGCGGTTCAAGTGTACTGTGTTCAAACACAGGCTATCCAACAATATGCTTTGGAGCTGTCTCAATGCTTACCACCACCGATGGAAAATATGGGATTAGAGAAGACAGACTCCAATGTTACTCGAACATTTGAAGCTTCTACTTCAGATGGACTTGCTACTTTTGAGGCATCTCAGGGAAGTGGACATACAAATACACCAGCAACAAATCCCGCTTTACTATCAACTAGTCCTGAGACTGTACCAGCAGCTAGATACCAAATAAATTCTGGAAGTTCTGATTCTAGGTTGCACGAATTGGTTACTCCAGGTATGGAATCTAAGCAAATTCTTTTGCCAACAACTTCAGTTGGTGATGGTGGTCGCGTTGAATCCCGTCCTTTGAGTCCAAGGTTGTCCAGAAACCTATCTGGTTTCAGAAGTCCATCAAACAGCTTTGAGCCAGGTTCCCCGCGTAGTGATCGTGGTGTTGACCAATCAGTTCTTGATTATGTTGACAGGAGAGTAGATATTCCTCCAAACATGGCAGATGTTCCTTCCTCAAATGATTGCACCAGAAAGAGTGGAAACATGGTTCCGCAAGCGGAAATTTCTATGGCACCGAATCCCCCTGTTGCGTTCAAGCACCCTACTCATCTGATAACCCCGGCAGAGATATTGTCTAGGGCAGTTTCATCCTCCGAGACTTCTCAGTTTTCTCAGGATTCAAAAGCAGTAGAAGCTAAGATCCAAGATGTGGCTGTCAGCAATGATGTGGAAAATGCTGAAGTGGAGGTTAAAGTTGTGGGTGAAAATGGATCAAATCAGCGTGATATTGCTGACTATCAGAGGGAATCCTATACTCCTGAGAGGAAAGAGAAATATTTTTGTTCACAGGCTTCAGATCTTAGTGTTGATATGGCCAGAGAAACTGGATCTCTTAACCACGAGTCTCGGCAAGATGCTGCTGTTACCGGGTCAATGGACCAGCCTGCAAATCCGTCTGAAGAAGATGCCCAAGACTCTTCAGAAACTTTGTCCCGGAAGGATTCTGAGTCGGCCATATTGGCATCAGTTCCACAGTCCCCTTCCTTGGCGACAAAAGGGAAGAAACAGAAGGGGAAGAGCTCTAATGTAACTGGTCCATCATCTGCTTCTCCAAGCCCGTTTAATTCTGCAGATTCTTTGGATGTTCCAGGAAGCAGTATGATTGTACCCTCTATGGATACTGCACAGATTATGTCTTTTCAGGAGTCATTTAATCAG TTTATGACCATGCAAAAAGATATGCAGAAGCAGATGGCGGCAACAATATCTGTCCAGGTTACTAAAGAATGCAAAAGAATAGAAACCTCTCTAGGCAAACAAATGGAGAGAACCAACAAAGCTAATGTTGATGCTGTATGGGCACGGCTTCAAGAAGAGATTGCAAAGAATGAGAAATCAGAACGAGAACGTATGCAGCAGATAACAAGTGTGATTACAAACTGTAATAAGGAGCTGCCTGTCATATTAGAGAAGTTGTTGAAGAAAGAAGTCGCTTCTTTAGCGCAATCCCTGGCCCGTTTAATTACTCCAGCTTTGGAAAAATCCATTTCCTTAGCCATTATGGAGTCATTCCAG AGAGGGGTTGGGGACAAGGCAGTGAATCAGTTGGAGAAGTCAGTTTATACAAAACTAGAAGCTACTGTCGTAAGACAAATTCAAGCACAGTTCCAAACTTCTGGCAAACAAGTTATTCAG GACTCGTTAAGGTCTAGCTTGGAAGCTTCTGTTGTTCCTGCATTCGAGATGTCATGCAAAGCCATGTTTGAGCAAGTTGATGCTGCATTTCAGAAAGGGATGTCTGAGCATACATCTGCTGCACAACAGCAATTAGAGTCCACACATTCTCCTTTAGCACTTCAGCTGAGG GATGCAATTAATTCCGCAACATCATTGACTCAAACCCTTAATAAGGAATTGGCTGAAGGGCAGCGGAACATTTTGGCTCTTGCTGCTGCAAGTGCAAACTCAAATGCAGTGAATCCCTTGGTAACACAGTTAAGCAATGGACCTATGATTGGTCTTCACGAGATG GTTGAGGCACAACTGGATCCGACCAAGGAGCTATCCAGATTGATATCTGAGAAAAAGTTTGAAGAAGCATTCACTGGAGCTCTGCAAAGAAGTgatgtttcaattgtatcttggcTGTGCTCTCAG GTTGATTTACACGGTATATTGTCAATGAATCCCCTTCCTCTGAGCCAAGGAGTTCTGCTTGCTCTACTTCAGCAGTTGGCCTGTGATATCACCAAGGAGCCAAGCCGTAAGGTGGCATGGATGAGGGATGTAGCTGTTGCGGTAAACCCTGCAGATCCAGTGATTGCTATGCATGTCAGGCCTATTTTCGAGCAGGTGTATCAGATATTAAGCCACCACCGCACTCTACCTACCACAACTGCAGCAGATGCTAGCAACATCCGTCTTGTCATGCACGTTATAAACTCAATGTTAATGAGCTGTAAATGA